ATGCGTATGGTTGGCTGGGTCTACGACAGCCTGTCTTCCAATGATGGGCCACTGCCTCCAATGCTCTATGCACAGTTCGAACATACCGTTGTATCCATGTTGCTGTCCTGCCAGCCTCATAACTACAGCGCGGAACTCTGCGTGGATGAGCCTTCGATCGCACCAGCATTTGTAAAGCGTGTCGAGCGCTACATCGAGGAGCACGCACACGAGCCAATCTCCATCGTCGAAATGGCCGAGCATGCCGGTGTGAGTAGCCGTTCGCTGTTCACTGGTTTCCGGCGTTTCCGCAACACCTCGCCGATGCTTTATCTGAAGGAAGTGCGTCTTCGCTATGTGCATGAAGAGTTGAAAAAGCTGAGTACTGGTACCGCCACAGTGACCTCTGTCGCTTACAAATGGGGGTTCAGTCACCTCGGTCACTTCACCACTGACTACAAGCGCCGCTTCGGCGAAAGCCCCTCAGAAACCCTGGCGCGCTAAGAGTCTTTGCCCCTACACGCACTTTCTGCGCTACCGGGATAATGCACTCAGCCAAAGGAGCGTCAATTGTCTGCCAGCTTCCTAGGATGACCTTTAAGCGCGCCGCTTCATGCGGCGCTGTTCTCAGTCAGCTTATCGGGAGTTCCCCATGTCCGAGCAACCCATTATCCGCCGTCGTGTGGTCAAGAGTGGCATCAGCGATGCCCGCACCAACAACGCCAAGACCCAGAGCCAATATCAGCCGTACAAGGATGCCGCTTGGGGGTTCATCAATCATTGGTATCCAGCACTGTTCACCAATGAACTGCTCGAGGACCAGGTACAGGGAATTCAGATCTGCGGTATCCCGATCGTCCTGCGCCGTGTCGATGGAAAAGTCTTCGCCCTGAAAGACCAATGCTTGCATCGGGGGGTGCGTCTTTCAGAGAAACCTACTTGTTTTAGCAAGAGCACAATCTCCTGTTGGTACCACGGATTTACCTTCGATCTGGCCAGCGGCAAGCTGGTGACTATCGTTGCCAACCCGGAAGATAAACTGATCGGTACCACCGGGATTACTTCTTATCCGGTGCATGAGATCAACGGAATGATTTTTGTTTTCGTCCGGGAGGATAACTTTCCTGACGAGGATGTACCTCCATTGGCGCACGATCTGCCGTTCCGTTTTCCTGAAAGCTCCGAACGTTTTCCTCATCCATTGTGGCCAACTTCTCCAGGCGTACTGGATGACAATGCGGTAGTACTGGGCATGCACCGCACGGGATTCGGGGACTGGCGAATTGCCTGTGAAAACGGCTTCGACAATGCACACATTCTGGTGCACAAGGACAACACCATCGTCCATGCCATGGATTGGGTATTGCCGCTGGGCCTGCTGCCAACCAGTGATGACTGCATCGAAGTGGTCGAGGACGAAAATGGTCCGAAGGGCATGATGCAGTGGCTGTTTACCGATAAGTGGGCACCGGTGCTGGAAAACCAACAATTGGGCCTTAAGGTGGAGGGCCTCAATGGCCGAGCTTACCGTACCTCGGTGGTGTTGCCGGGTGTGTTGATGGTGGAGAACTGGCCGGGTGAGCATATGACTCAGTACGAGTGGTATGTACCAATCACTGATGACACTCACGAGTACTGGGAAATCATAGTGCGCGTCTGTGATACCCCCCAAGAGCGTGAGAAGCATCAGTATCGCTATGACAACGTATACAAGCCACTGTGCCTACACGGCTTCAATGATTGCGACGTCTATGCCCGCGAAGCCATGCAGAACTTCTACAGTGACGGTACAGGCTGGGACGACGAGCAATTGGTGTCCACAGACATTTCGCCGATCACCTGGCGTAAGTTGGCTTCGCGCTGGAATCGCGGAATTGCCAAGCCAGGACGTGGAGTGGCGGGCGCGATAAAAGATACAAGCCTGATTTTCAAACAAACAGCCGACGGCCACCGCCCAGGCTACAAGACCCGAAAAATCGAAGACTGACCGCAGCTCGTTCGGTACGCGTGCGTGTACCGAACGCTTTTCAGAGAGGAAATCCTTTATGGAGAATTCATTCGAACCTCATAGCAGGTTCGTTTCGATCGAAGGCGTTCGCTTGCACTACAGCATGATTGAGGGGCCGGAGGACAACCTGCCGATAATTTTTACTCATGGCGGCGGTCCTGGCAGCAGTGCCTGGAGTAACTTCCACCTCAGTGCCAAGGCTTTCTCTGAGCGTTATCATTGCTACTACCTCGATCTTGCGCAGTTCGGTGGTTCCGATATGGTGCCGATCGAAGGTCCGATGTTCAGCTGGCACGCCGACAAATTGCTCGGGTTCATGGATGCCTTGGGTATTCGCCAGGCCCACCTGGTCAACCAGTCGTTCGGCGGCTGTGTCGCGATCCGCTTCGCCGCCGACCATCCAGAGAGGGTTGGCCGTTTGCTGCTGATCGGCTCCCAGCCAGTGGAGCGGGGCGTTATGCAACCGTTACCGTTATTTAGCAAGCACGCTGCCAACCTGATGTCCGATTACTATTTTGCCGATAGCGGGCCAAGCCTAGAGAAGATGCGTACGC
The sequence above is drawn from the Pseudomonas putida genome and encodes:
- a CDS encoding Rieske 2Fe-2S domain-containing protein, with product MSEQPIIRRRVVKSGISDARTNNAKTQSQYQPYKDAAWGFINHWYPALFTNELLEDQVQGIQICGIPIVLRRVDGKVFALKDQCLHRGVRLSEKPTCFSKSTISCWYHGFTFDLASGKLVTIVANPEDKLIGTTGITSYPVHEINGMIFVFVREDNFPDEDVPPLAHDLPFRFPESSERFPHPLWPTSPGVLDDNAVVLGMHRTGFGDWRIACENGFDNAHILVHKDNTIVHAMDWVLPLGLLPTSDDCIEVVEDENGPKGMMQWLFTDKWAPVLENQQLGLKVEGLNGRAYRTSVVLPGVLMVENWPGEHMTQYEWYVPITDDTHEYWEIIVRVCDTPQEREKHQYRYDNVYKPLCLHGFNDCDVYAREAMQNFYSDGTGWDDEQLVSTDISPITWRKLASRWNRGIAKPGRGVAGAIKDTSLIFKQTADGHRPGYKTRKIED
- a CDS encoding alpha/beta fold hydrolase is translated as MENSFEPHSRFVSIEGVRLHYSMIEGPEDNLPIIFTHGGGPGSSAWSNFHLSAKAFSERYHCYYLDLAQFGGSDMVPIEGPMFSWHADKLLGFMDALGIRQAHLVNQSFGGCVAIRFAADHPERVGRLLLIGSQPVERGVMQPLPLFSKHAANLMSDYYFADSGPSLEKMRTLIRRYELHDDERLDAKTLLLRYEASCNPAYRELLQRPGSFGVWENLMPVFAQVKAPTLILWGLHDWFGGIDVPMLMVNQFADARLHVMGNAAHHLQSEHPAEFSSLALTFLGGYQ